The following are encoded together in the Acidovorax sp. KKS102 genome:
- a CDS encoding ankyrin repeat domain-containing protein, with translation MPSTVWEAARAGQTQQVEALVQQGTPVDARDPEGKTALMLAAMNGHTATVQRLLALRANPTLVDRDGLTAAQLAAQRGHTRLVELLEAAR, from the coding sequence TTGCCCAGCACCGTCTGGGAGGCCGCGCGCGCAGGCCAGACCCAACAGGTCGAAGCGCTCGTGCAACAGGGCACACCGGTGGATGCCCGCGACCCCGAAGGAAAAACCGCTCTGATGCTGGCCGCGATGAACGGCCACACCGCCACCGTGCAGCGGCTGCTGGCCCTGCGCGCCAACCCGACGCTGGTGGATCGCGATGGTCTGACTGCGGCGCAGCTGGCGGCACAGCGGGGGCACACGCGCCTGGTGGAGTTGCTGGAAGCGGCGCGCTGA
- a CDS encoding alpha/beta hydrolase, with protein MTANTSIIIVPGWRDSGPGHWQSLWAERLAHASRVVQDDWITPTRSAWVSQLEKTVLAAPQPVVIVAHSLGCIATTHMGPEAAAKVCGALLVAPADPERRAILSDFAPVPYAALPYRSIVVASSNDPFCPIRLAGAYARAWGSEFVRMQNAGHINIDSGHGEWPLGWALLQSLEGDHTGNRPMGGYAQVSSAAA; from the coding sequence GTGACCGCTAACACCTCCATCATCATCGTCCCCGGCTGGCGCGACTCGGGCCCCGGCCACTGGCAGAGCCTATGGGCCGAGCGCCTGGCCCATGCGAGCCGTGTGGTGCAGGACGACTGGATCACGCCCACGCGTTCGGCCTGGGTGAGCCAGTTGGAAAAGACGGTACTGGCTGCGCCCCAGCCCGTGGTGATCGTGGCGCACAGCCTGGGCTGCATTGCCACCACCCACATGGGCCCTGAGGCTGCGGCCAAGGTCTGCGGCGCGCTGCTGGTGGCCCCGGCCGACCCGGAGCGCCGGGCCATCCTGAGCGACTTTGCCCCCGTGCCCTATGCCGCATTGCCGTACCGCAGCATCGTGGTGGCCAGCAGCAACGACCCGTTTTGTCCCATCCGCCTGGCGGGCGCCTATGCGCGGGCCTGGGGCAGCGAGTTTGTGCGCATGCAGAACGCAGGGCACATCAACATTGACTCGGGCCATGGCGAATGGCCTTTGGGCTGGGCGTTGTTGCAGTCGCTGGAGGGGGATCACACCGGTAACCGGCCCATGGGTGGCTACGCGCAGGTCTCCTCTGCTGCTGCCTAA
- the cysW gene encoding sulfate ABC transporter permease subunit CysW, producing the protein MSGANSRTVRRAQAGTTEAPWVRYTLIALALAFMLLFLVLPLAAVFAEALRKGFGAYLEGLREPDAWSAIKLTLITALIAVPLNLVFGVAAAWCIAKYEFKGKAFLTTLVDLPFSVSPVVAGLIYVLMFGAQGWFGPWLAAHDIKIIFAVPGIVLATVFVTFPFIARELIPLMQAQGNDEEQAAIVLGASGWQTFWYVTLPNIKWGLLYGVILCNARAMGEFGAVSVVSGHIRGQTNTIPLHVEILYNEYQSVAAFAAASLLALLALVTLVIKTIAEHRNEQALKAAAELPPERPAPAGV; encoded by the coding sequence ATGAGCGGTGCCAACTCTCGAACTGTTCGCCGCGCCCAGGCCGGCACCACCGAGGCGCCATGGGTGCGCTACACGCTCATCGCGCTGGCACTGGCTTTCATGCTGCTGTTCCTCGTGTTGCCGCTGGCCGCCGTGTTCGCCGAGGCGCTGCGCAAAGGCTTTGGTGCGTATCTGGAAGGCTTGCGCGAGCCCGATGCGTGGTCGGCGATCAAGCTCACGCTCATCACCGCGCTGATTGCGGTGCCGCTGAACCTGGTGTTTGGCGTGGCCGCGGCCTGGTGCATTGCCAAGTACGAGTTCAAGGGCAAGGCGTTTTTGACCACGCTGGTGGACTTGCCGTTCTCCGTGTCGCCTGTGGTGGCCGGTTTGATCTATGTGCTGATGTTTGGTGCCCAGGGCTGGTTTGGCCCGTGGCTGGCGGCGCATGACATCAAGATTATCTTTGCCGTGCCCGGCATCGTGCTGGCAACCGTGTTCGTGACCTTTCCGTTCATCGCCCGCGAATTGATCCCGCTGATGCAGGCGCAGGGCAACGACGAGGAACAGGCGGCCATCGTGCTGGGTGCCAGCGGCTGGCAGACCTTCTGGTACGTGACCTTGCCCAACATCAAGTGGGGCCTGCTGTATGGCGTGATCTTGTGCAACGCCCGGGCCATGGGCGAGTTTGGCGCGGTGTCGGTGGTGTCGGGCCACATCCGGGGCCAGACCAACACCATCCCGCTGCACGTCGAGATTCTCTACAACGAATACCAGTCGGTGGCCGCGTTTGCCGCTGCCTCGCTGCTGGCCTTGCTGGCCCTGGTCACGCTGGTCATCAAGACGATTGCCGAACACCGCAACGAGCAGGCCCTGAAGGCCGCCGCCGAATTGCCGCCCGAGCGCCCCGCGCCCGCTGGCGTGTGA
- a CDS encoding HDOD domain-containing protein, whose amino-acid sequence MTAPHPIDQDIRQARVHPAVRAIVIPPCPESLLRLQQIVAAPELDSTALEQLASSDVALAAAVMRLANSPLYGLAQPVQTVGMALTVLGLQPAVELLSAFITRNALQVRSPLLEHFWESSQRRAIACEHIGHQLYSLDPGLGYSFGLFCHVGMPVLVKAVRGYAGTVTEALARKDRTFTQTENASHRTDHAVMGAIVARTWHLPGDVAQAIWLHHDFACLNDERFDPTVRHLVALGLLAEFLVNQHDGLAPTREWTQHGQACMDHLHVTQDELDHWIDALHPAFEAVRF is encoded by the coding sequence GTGACCGCTCCACACCCCATCGACCAAGACATCCGGCAGGCCCGCGTGCACCCTGCCGTGCGTGCCATCGTGATCCCGCCGTGCCCCGAATCGCTGCTGCGCCTGCAGCAGATAGTGGCGGCGCCCGAGCTGGACTCGACCGCGCTGGAGCAACTGGCATCTTCCGACGTGGCCCTGGCCGCCGCCGTGATGCGGCTGGCCAACAGCCCACTGTACGGCCTGGCCCAGCCGGTGCAGACCGTGGGCATGGCGCTGACGGTACTGGGGCTGCAACCGGCGGTGGAGCTGCTGTCTGCCTTTATCACGCGCAACGCGCTGCAGGTGCGCTCGCCGTTGCTGGAGCATTTCTGGGAAAGCTCGCAGCGCCGCGCCATCGCGTGCGAGCACATCGGCCACCAGCTCTACAGCCTGGACCCAGGGCTGGGCTACAGCTTCGGGCTGTTCTGCCATGTGGGCATGCCGGTGCTGGTGAAGGCCGTGCGGGGCTATGCGGGCACCGTGACCGAGGCCCTGGCGCGCAAGGACCGCACCTTCACCCAGACCGAGAACGCCAGCCACCGCACTGACCACGCGGTGATGGGCGCCATCGTGGCGCGCACCTGGCACCTGCCGGGCGACGTGGCCCAGGCCATCTGGTTGCACCATGACTTTGCGTGCCTGAACGACGAGCGGTTTGACCCCACGGTGCGCCACCTGGTGGCGCTGGGCCTGCTGGCCGAGTTTCTGGTCAATCAGCACGACGGCCTGGCCCCGACGCGCGAGTGGACCCAGCACGGCCAGGCCTGCATGGACCACCTGCACGTGACGCAGGACGAACTGGACCACTGGATCGACGCGCTGCACCCGGCGTTCGAGGCGGTGCGGTTCTGA
- the cysT gene encoding sulfate ABC transporter permease subunit CysT codes for MTTATAVAAAPAGRRAPKRVLPGFGLSLGYTLFYLSVIVLIPLSALIFKTFTLTWDQFWAAISAPRVLASYRLTFGASFIAALVNLVFGLLIAWVLVRYKFPGKKIVDALVDLPFALPTAVAGISLTALLAGNGWVGSILEPMGIQLAFKPAGIVIALIFIGLPFVVRTVQPVLEDAEKELEEAATCLGATRLQTFTKVILPSITPALLTGFAMAFARAVGEYGSVIFIAGNMPMVSEITPLIIIGKLEQYDYAGATAVAVVMLVISFILLLIINALQAWQRRHAGAPA; via the coding sequence ATGACCACTGCGACTGCCGTGGCCGCAGCCCCGGCCGGACGGCGCGCGCCCAAGCGCGTGTTGCCCGGCTTCGGGCTGTCACTGGGCTACACCCTTTTCTACTTGAGCGTCATCGTGCTGATCCCACTGTCCGCACTGATCTTCAAGACCTTCACCCTCACCTGGGACCAGTTCTGGGCGGCCATCAGCGCGCCGCGGGTGCTGGCTTCTTACCGGCTGACGTTTGGCGCATCGTTTATCGCGGCGCTGGTCAACCTGGTGTTTGGCTTGCTGATCGCCTGGGTGCTGGTGCGCTACAAGTTCCCGGGCAAGAAGATCGTGGACGCGTTGGTGGACCTGCCATTTGCGCTGCCCACGGCCGTGGCCGGCATCTCGCTCACGGCCCTGTTGGCGGGCAATGGATGGGTGGGCAGCATTCTGGAGCCCATGGGCATCCAGTTGGCCTTCAAGCCCGCAGGCATTGTGATTGCGCTCATCTTCATCGGCCTGCCGTTTGTGGTGCGTACGGTGCAACCGGTGCTTGAAGACGCTGAGAAGGAACTGGAAGAGGCCGCCACCTGTCTGGGCGCCACACGCCTGCAGACCTTCACCAAGGTCATCCTGCCCTCCATTACGCCCGCACTGCTCACCGGCTTTGCCATGGCGTTTGCGCGGGCGGTGGGTGAATACGGCTCGGTGATCTTTATCGCGGGCAACATGCCCATGGTGTCGGAGATCACGCCGCTCATCATCATCGGCAAGCTGGAGCAGTACGACTACGCAGGCGCCACCGCCGTGGCCGTGGTGATGCTGGTCATCTCCTTCATCCTGCTGCTCATCATCAACGCGCTGCAAGCCTGGCAGCGCCGCCACGCGGGGGCTCCAGCATGA
- a CDS encoding RNA polymerase sigma factor gives MRVSHNARVPAAPPFDHAHDADEALMLRYAKGDMAAFDRLYARHELSVWRFVFRSVKVQAVADDLLQDVWFAVARNAARYEVKAKFRTWLFTLAHNRLVDHLRTTKHHTSLDASEDDARTLADALVADSGFGPVRQLQSREQAAALIAAVEQLPLEQREAFLLQAEGDLSVQEIAEATGVNFETAKSRLRYARASLRQHLKEFV, from the coding sequence ATGAGGGTTTCGCATAATGCCCGGGTGCCTGCCGCCCCACCCTTTGACCATGCCCACGACGCCGACGAAGCGCTGATGCTGCGCTACGCCAAGGGCGACATGGCCGCGTTCGACCGGCTGTACGCCCGGCACGAACTGTCCGTGTGGCGGTTTGTGTTTCGCAGCGTGAAGGTGCAGGCGGTGGCCGACGACCTGCTGCAGGACGTGTGGTTTGCAGTGGCGCGCAATGCCGCCCGTTACGAGGTGAAGGCCAAGTTTCGCACCTGGTTGTTCACCCTGGCGCATAACCGGCTGGTGGACCACCTGCGCACTACCAAACACCACACCAGCCTAGACGCCAGCGAGGACGATGCGCGCACGCTGGCCGACGCGCTGGTGGCTGATTCGGGCTTTGGGCCCGTGCGGCAACTGCAGTCGCGCGAGCAGGCGGCTGCGCTGATTGCGGCGGTGGAGCAGTTGCCGCTGGAACAGCGCGAGGCCTTTTTGCTGCAAGCCGAAGGCGACCTGAGCGTGCAGGAGATTGCCGAGGCCACCGGCGTGAATTTTGAAACCGCCAAGAGCCGCCTGCGCTACGCACGGGCCAGCCTGCGCCAGCACCTCAAGGAGTTTGTATGA
- a CDS encoding LysR family transcriptional regulator codes for MQDLNDMLYFAEVVERGGFAAAGRALGIPKSRLSRRVSDLETQLGVRLLQRTTRKLSLTEVGEAYLRHCQAMRESAQAAADTVAQVQTTPRGTIRVSCPVTLAQTVVAELMPRFLAQYPEVRIDMLVSNRAVNLVEEGIDVALRVRPSVDDSGSMVVKRLDHTTQILVASPELLIRQGTPQTLDDLAKLDSIAMSAPDGRSTWNLIGPGGVHQQVQHTPRYVADDLLTLKYAAVAGTGVCWMPDYMCQEEMRERKLVRVLPDWAPAPAIVHAVFPSRRGLSPAVRRFLDYLGEAMPGRSSLSTRQALQGLDGANI; via the coding sequence ATGCAAGACCTCAACGACATGCTGTATTTCGCCGAAGTGGTGGAGCGCGGTGGCTTTGCCGCTGCGGGCCGCGCGCTCGGCATCCCCAAGTCGCGCCTGTCACGCCGGGTGTCCGACCTGGAAACGCAGCTGGGCGTGCGCCTGCTACAGCGCACCACCCGCAAGCTCTCGCTGACCGAAGTGGGCGAAGCCTATTTGCGCCACTGCCAGGCCATGCGCGAGTCGGCCCAGGCGGCGGCCGACACGGTGGCCCAGGTGCAGACCACGCCGCGCGGAACCATCCGCGTGAGCTGCCCGGTGACACTGGCGCAGACCGTGGTGGCCGAGCTGATGCCCCGGTTTCTGGCCCAGTACCCCGAGGTGCGCATCGACATGCTGGTGAGCAACCGTGCGGTGAACCTGGTGGAGGAGGGCATCGACGTAGCGCTGCGCGTGCGCCCCTCGGTGGACGACAGCGGCAGCATGGTCGTCAAGCGACTGGACCACACCACACAGATCCTGGTGGCCAGCCCCGAGCTTCTGATCCGCCAGGGCACCCCCCAAACGCTGGACGACCTGGCCAAGCTCGACAGCATCGCCATGTCGGCGCCCGACGGACGCTCCACCTGGAACCTGATCGGCCCCGGCGGCGTGCACCAGCAGGTGCAGCACACGCCGCGCTATGTGGCGGACGACCTGCTCACGCTCAAATACGCGGCGGTGGCCGGCACGGGGGTGTGCTGGATGCCCGACTACATGTGCCAGGAAGAAATGCGCGAGCGCAAGCTGGTGCGGGTGCTGCCCGACTGGGCGCCCGCGCCCGCCATCGTGCACGCCGTGTTTCCGTCGCGCCGGGGGCTGTCGCCCGCCGTGCGGCGCTTTCTGGACTACCTGGGTGAGGCCATGCCCGGCCGCAGCAGCCTGAGCACGCGGCAGGCCCTGCAAGGGCTCGACGGCGCCAATATCTGA
- a CDS encoding FMN-dependent NADH-azoreductase: MQLLHVDSAITGDQSVSRQLTARTVAAWQAAHPGTTVQYLDLAQQAPSHLSAQSLGFRTGQAAATEVERNENALSEALVSQFLASDVIVIGAPLYNFSIPSQLKAWIDRLAQAGRTFKYTDKGPVGLAGGKTVIVASTRGGVYSTSEGGQAMEHQESYLKVVFGFFGITDVRFVRAEGVAMGPDAKAAALASANVEISTHTSVAANQGRVSQAA, translated from the coding sequence ATGCAACTGCTTCACGTTGACTCTGCCATCACCGGTGATCAATCCGTGTCCCGCCAACTGACCGCCCGCACCGTGGCCGCCTGGCAAGCCGCCCACCCTGGCACCACCGTGCAATACCTGGACTTGGCCCAACAGGCCCCTTCGCACCTGTCGGCCCAATCGCTCGGTTTCCGCACCGGCCAGGCCGCTGCGACCGAGGTGGAACGCAATGAAAACGCCCTGTCCGAAGCGCTGGTGAGCCAGTTCCTGGCCTCCGACGTGATCGTGATTGGCGCGCCGCTGTACAACTTCTCCATCCCCAGCCAGCTCAAGGCCTGGATCGACCGCCTGGCGCAAGCCGGCCGCACCTTCAAGTACACCGACAAGGGCCCCGTGGGCCTGGCTGGTGGCAAGACGGTGATCGTGGCTTCCACCCGTGGCGGCGTGTACTCCACCAGCGAAGGTGGCCAGGCCATGGAGCACCAGGAGAGCTACCTGAAGGTGGTGTTCGGTTTCTTCGGCATCACCGATGTGCGTTTTGTGCGCGCCGAAGGCGTGGCCATGGGCCCGGACGCCAAGGCGGCCGCACTGGCCTCGGCCAACGTGGAGATTTCCACGCACACCAGCGTGGCCGCCAACCAGGGCCGCGTCTCGCAGGCCGCCTAA
- a CDS encoding sulfate ABC transporter substrate-binding protein, whose amino-acid sequence MTSLKLKTLLASLALAASGMAAAQNSLLNVSYDVAREFYKDYNTAFAAHYKKTTGQDVKIDQSHAGSSAQARAVNDGLAADVVTMNTTTDVQFLADNGVVAKDWAKKFPNDASPTTSTMLFLVRNGNPKNIKDWDDLIKPGVQVIVVNPKTGGNGRYAYLAAWGAVREKGGTDAQAAEFVSKLYKNVPVLAKGGRDATATFLQRNQGDVLITFESEVVSIDREFGAGKVDAIYPSVSVVAENPVAVVERTVAKKGTAQLAKAYLDYLYSDEAQEIAAKHAIRPRSEKVLKKYEATFKPLKQFTVAKYFGSLTEAQKVHFNDGGQFDKLYTPGAK is encoded by the coding sequence ATGACTTCTCTGAAACTCAAGACCCTCCTGGCCTCCCTGGCCCTGGCCGCGAGCGGCATGGCTGCCGCTCAAAATTCGCTGCTCAACGTGTCGTACGACGTGGCCCGCGAGTTCTACAAGGACTACAACACCGCCTTTGCCGCCCACTACAAGAAGACCACCGGCCAGGACGTGAAGATCGACCAGTCGCACGCTGGCTCCAGCGCCCAGGCGCGGGCCGTGAACGATGGCCTGGCCGCCGACGTGGTGACCATGAACACGACCACCGACGTGCAGTTCCTGGCCGACAACGGCGTGGTTGCCAAGGACTGGGCCAAGAAGTTTCCCAACGACGCATCGCCCACCACGTCCACCATGCTGTTCCTGGTGCGCAATGGCAACCCTAAGAACATCAAGGACTGGGACGACCTCATCAAGCCCGGCGTGCAGGTGATCGTGGTCAACCCCAAGACCGGCGGCAACGGCCGTTATGCCTACCTGGCCGCCTGGGGCGCCGTGCGTGAAAAGGGCGGCACCGACGCGCAGGCGGCGGAGTTCGTGAGCAAGCTCTACAAGAACGTGCCCGTGCTGGCCAAGGGTGGGCGCGATGCCACCGCCACCTTCCTGCAGCGCAACCAGGGCGACGTGCTCATTACCTTTGAATCCGAAGTGGTCTCCATCGACCGCGAGTTCGGCGCGGGCAAGGTCGATGCGATCTACCCCTCGGTGAGCGTGGTGGCCGAGAACCCCGTGGCTGTAGTCGAGCGCACTGTGGCCAAAAAGGGCACGGCCCAGCTGGCCAAGGCCTACCTGGACTATCTGTACTCGGACGAAGCCCAGGAGATCGCCGCCAAGCACGCCATCCGCCCACGCTCGGAAAAGGTGCTCAAGAAGTACGAAGCCACGTTCAAGCCGCTCAAGCAGTTCACCGTGGCCAAGTATTTCGGCTCGCTGACCGAAGCGCAGAAGGTGCACTTCAATGACGGCGGCCAGTTCGACAAGCTGTACACGCCCGGTGCCAAGTAA
- a CDS encoding bifunctional diguanylate cyclase/phosphodiesterase, with translation MSFAERILTAVWLSATTLSFLASLWVPSPGARLFLDNTSWTLAFWLSAFWAWRGWRQAPPTDRALHTGLLSFAVLVALGQMVWNVQVALDWNPFPAPADLLFLAGGPLWAATVIRATFARLSRDRAYPAALDFGGTVLALLAFTLVIYLPSGGVDSLAVGTVLVLYPAGFLAAAGVTALAIPTVGVRIERSHVLVLLGLLGYGLSWMQWNLMVISGTVQPGIWFNASFSVSALVLGWGARWLRFAMSADAAYRRQCDQAMNYVPLLSMTLAAVTLVLLFVAPDGRAGMQALILVCCLLVLLLAALRQTIVVSLLNRLRTAEAAVLRNEEQLYRVAHFDALTGLPNRRYFEDALERAVAEAARDTHSTNRRVALLLIDLDHFKSVNETYGHRVGDALLSEVAQRITQLLAGQGLVSRLANDQFTVMLLRPASRTELAQLAASLVEGLAQPWELSEVGAQYMGASLGISLYPDDSANSVELVRHAHSALHATKSAGRGSYRFYIEEFTQITRGRLELRRRLHNALQAGEFALVYQPQLNQQRQTVGAEALLRWSVDDKAVPPDEFIPLAEESGLIVPIGLWVFETACHQMAQWRAEGWQVPVVSVNVSTIQLREPGFTQTLLGVTQRAGVTPASLVLEITESQLLDESLYAIALELKNAGFALSIDDFGTGHSSLIKLKRLPVSELKIDKVFVRDIVVDVNDREICATVNALARTLGLEVVAEGVETEEQLQFLIRMGCERFQGWLFAPALPPRQLAEQWLQRQASHAAQ, from the coding sequence ATGTCCTTCGCGGAACGAATCCTCACAGCGGTCTGGTTGAGTGCGACCACGCTGTCGTTCCTGGCGTCGTTGTGGGTGCCTTCTCCGGGTGCGCGGCTGTTTCTGGACAACACCTCCTGGACGCTGGCTTTCTGGCTGTCTGCCTTCTGGGCCTGGCGCGGCTGGCGGCAGGCGCCGCCCACCGACCGCGCGCTGCACACCGGCCTGCTGAGCTTTGCTGTGCTGGTGGCGTTGGGGCAGATGGTGTGGAACGTGCAGGTGGCGCTGGACTGGAACCCTTTCCCTGCGCCCGCCGACCTGCTGTTTCTGGCGGGTGGGCCGCTGTGGGCGGCCACTGTCATCCGCGCCACGTTTGCACGCCTGTCGCGCGACCGGGCCTACCCGGCGGCGCTGGACTTTGGTGGCACGGTGCTGGCGCTGCTGGCGTTCACGCTGGTGATCTATTTGCCGTCGGGCGGGGTGGACTCGCTGGCCGTGGGCACTGTGCTGGTGCTGTACCCGGCGGGGTTTCTGGCGGCAGCGGGCGTCACGGCGCTGGCCATTCCTACGGTGGGGGTGCGCATCGAGCGTTCTCACGTGCTGGTGCTGCTGGGCTTGCTGGGCTATGGGCTGAGCTGGATGCAGTGGAACCTCATGGTCATCAGCGGCACGGTGCAGCCGGGCATCTGGTTCAACGCCAGTTTCAGCGTGTCGGCACTGGTGCTGGGCTGGGGCGCACGCTGGCTGCGGTTTGCCATGTCGGCAGATGCGGCCTACCGCCGCCAGTGCGACCAGGCCATGAACTACGTTCCGCTGCTGTCCATGACGCTGGCGGCCGTCACCCTGGTGCTGCTGTTTGTGGCGCCCGATGGGCGGGCGGGCATGCAGGCACTGATCCTGGTGTGCTGTCTGCTGGTGCTGCTGCTGGCCGCGCTGCGGCAGACCATTGTGGTGAGCCTGCTCAACCGCCTGCGCACGGCCGAGGCCGCCGTGCTGCGCAACGAGGAGCAGCTGTACCGCGTGGCGCACTTTGACGCGCTCACCGGCCTGCCCAACCGCCGCTACTTTGAAGACGCGCTGGAGCGCGCCGTGGCCGAGGCGGCACGCGACACGCACAGCACCAACCGCCGCGTGGCGCTGCTGCTGATCGACCTGGACCACTTCAAGAGCGTGAACGAAACCTACGGCCACCGCGTGGGCGATGCGTTGCTCAGCGAGGTGGCTCAGCGCATCACCCAGCTGCTGGCGGGGCAGGGCCTGGTGTCGCGGCTGGCCAATGACCAGTTCACGGTGATGCTGCTGCGCCCCGCGTCGCGCACCGAGCTGGCGCAGCTGGCGGCCTCGCTGGTGGAAGGCCTGGCGCAGCCGTGGGAGCTGTCGGAGGTGGGCGCGCAGTACATGGGCGCCAGCCTGGGCATCAGCCTGTACCCGGACGACTCCGCCAACAGCGTGGAGCTGGTGCGCCACGCGCATTCGGCGCTGCATGCCACCAAAAGTGCGGGGCGCGGCTCGTACCGCTTCTACATCGAGGAGTTCACGCAGATCACGCGCGGACGGCTGGAGCTGCGCCGGCGCCTGCACAACGCGCTGCAGGCGGGCGAGTTCGCGCTGGTCTACCAGCCCCAGCTTAACCAGCAGCGCCAGACCGTGGGCGCCGAGGCGCTGCTGCGCTGGTCGGTGGACGACAAGGCGGTGCCGCCCGACGAGTTCATCCCGCTGGCCGAGGAGAGCGGGCTCATCGTGCCCATCGGGCTGTGGGTGTTCGAGACCGCCTGCCACCAGATGGCGCAGTGGCGTGCCGAGGGCTGGCAGGTGCCCGTGGTGTCGGTCAACGTCTCCACCATCCAGCTGCGCGAGCCGGGCTTCACCCAGACCCTGCTGGGTGTGACTCAGCGTGCCGGGGTCACGCCCGCCAGCCTGGTGCTGGAGATCACGGAGTCGCAGCTGCTGGACGAGTCGCTGTACGCCATCGCGCTGGAGCTGAAGAACGCGGGGTTTGCGCTGTCGATTGACGACTTTGGCACCGGCCACTCGTCGCTCATCAAGCTCAAGCGCCTGCCGGTGAGCGAGCTGAAGATCGACAAGGTGTTTGTGCGCGACATCGTGGTGGACGTGAACGACCGCGAGATCTGTGCCACCGTCAACGCGCTGGCCCGCACGCTGGGCCTGGAGGTGGTGGCCGAGGGCGTGGAGACCGAGGAGCAGCTGCAGTTTTTGATCCGCATGGGCTGCGAGCGCTTTCAAGGCTGGCTGTTTGCCCCGGCCCTGCCGCCCCGGCAGCTGGCTGAGCAATGGTTGCAGCGGCAGGCGTCACACGCAGCGCAGTGA
- a CDS encoding MetQ/NlpA family ABC transporter substrate-binding protein, which translates to MNNNKRLLLQSALALAAAATFSSGAMAQDKPIKVGVTGGPHAQIFEQVKKVAEKDGLKIQIVEFSDYVQPNAALAAGDLDANSYQHKPYLDAQVADRGYKLVSVGYTVNFPIGLYSKKVKKLEDLKEGAKFGIPNDPTNGGRVLLVLQDKGLIKLRDGAGLKATPLDVVSNPKKLKFVELDAAQLPRSLDDLDASAINTNFALSAGLNPGKDAIAQENAKSPYVNLIAVREADKDKPWVAKLVKAYHSEEIKKFIQTEFKGSVLPGF; encoded by the coding sequence GTGAACAACAACAAGCGCCTTCTCCTGCAATCCGCTCTGGCCCTGGCTGCCGCAGCCACTTTCTCGTCAGGCGCCATGGCCCAGGACAAGCCCATCAAGGTGGGCGTGACCGGCGGTCCCCACGCGCAGATTTTTGAGCAGGTGAAAAAGGTTGCCGAGAAGGACGGCCTCAAGATCCAGATCGTCGAGTTCAGCGACTACGTGCAGCCCAACGCCGCGCTGGCTGCCGGCGATCTGGACGCCAACAGCTACCAGCACAAGCCGTACCTCGATGCGCAAGTGGCCGACCGTGGCTACAAGCTGGTGTCGGTGGGCTACACCGTCAACTTCCCCATCGGCCTGTATTCCAAGAAGGTCAAGAAGCTCGAAGACCTGAAGGAAGGCGCCAAGTTCGGCATTCCCAACGACCCCACCAACGGCGGCCGCGTGCTGCTGGTGCTCCAGGACAAGGGCCTGATCAAGCTGCGTGATGGCGCGGGCCTCAAGGCCACTCCGCTGGACGTGGTGAGCAACCCCAAGAAGCTCAAGTTCGTCGAACTCGACGCCGCCCAGCTGCCCCGTTCGCTGGACGACCTGGACGCCTCGGCCATCAACACCAACTTTGCGCTGTCGGCAGGCCTGAACCCCGGCAAGGACGCGATTGCACAAGAAAACGCCAAGAGCCCCTACGTCAACCTGATCGCCGTGCGCGAAGCCGACAAGGACAAGCCCTGGGTGGCCAAGCTGGTGAAGGCCTACCACTCTGAAGAGATCAAGAAGTTCATCCAGACCGAGTTCAAGGGTTCGGTGCTGCCAGGCTTCTAA